In the bacterium genome, TCCGGTTCTTCAGCGTAAGAATTTGCTGTGCGGTTTCCGGCGTCATCGTCTGCGCATCGAGCAATGCAAAACATCCGACATCGGAGAGCGCTTTCCAAGTTTCTGTGTTTAATTTTGCTGCATCCATCCGAACAATCGCCCGATTATTACTCACCTTTGCAATCGCGATTGCCTGTGCCGTCGTTGCATTGCTAATAACCGGATACACCCCGACTTCCGCCGCATCTTGTAAAAACTGTGTCCATGCGGGATTGACCTGATCGCCCCGCCAGAGGTCGCCGACATCTTCTCCATCGATGGTAATGAATGCCATCCCTAATCGTGCCAACGATTTTACCATCGCCTTTTTCGCTCCGGCGAGATAGGCAATCGGAATTGCGACGCTCACACCGCGATTCGCTTCCCCTTTCCATTCTTTCCGAATCGAATCGGCTAAAAATGGCACTTTATTCGTTTTGGCAAATTCGCGAGCTTGTTCCATCGTCGTATACACAATATTGAGAAACGCTTCGCTGTTTTCGTTGGTGACTGGCACCGTGAAAAGTACCAACGGTTGGAAGTACCGGACACCGGCAATCGCTTGTTTAACGGGCGGTGTGAATTCCGATTTTGCATCGAGGAAATGGATGCCGCCACTCTTGTGCAGGAAGTACGACGCCTTAGCAAGCGGCGGTTGGGTATAGGGCTGCGAAGCATTGGCATACGCCAGTGTTGCGTGATACGTCAGCTCGCCGATGTTCTTTAACGAATAGGCAAATACTGTCCCGGCGGTATCTTCCGGGGTGTGATAGGTTTTGTATACGCCGCCGATCGAACCGACGACATAGGACGGAATCCCGGCAACCTCAAACGAAGTATGATCGCTGCCGGCATACAACCGCCAAAACGCCGTTTTCTTTTTCACCGAATCGGGCCATTGCGAAACGTAGACATCGCCTAATTGGGGATACTCGGCAAGACCGCCGAGACCCAAGGTATCGCCGCCAGTGCCGACGACATCCATATTCAACATGCCAACGACTTTATACCCGAATTTCGGGAATTGTTCGACAAAATACTGCGAACCCCACAACCACTCCTCCTCGGCGGCAAAGCCAAGAAAGAGGATCGAGCGTTTCGGTTTCACGTTATTCTTCACGAAACATTCGGCGAGTTCCATCATCGTCGCTGTACCGGAAGCGTTATCGTTGCCGCCATAATAGATGTTGCCCAACGCATCTTTCCCGTGGTGGTCGTGGTGAGCGCCGATGACAACCACTTCTTTCGCAAGCGCGGGGTCGCTGCCGGGCAGAATCCCGCCAACATTGGCGAGCGGCGCGTTATCGAACCAATTCCCTTGTACGGTAACCGTGATACTTCCGGTCAATGGCTGCGAGGCCGGAATGCGGGTTTTGCGAAATTCGGTTTTCCATCCCGCGGCGGTTTTTCCGGTTGACGCTAATAACGAATCGGCAACGGTTTGCGAAATCATCACCACCGGGAAATTTTTCATGTAACCGTCAGGTGGCAATGAAGCCAATAGCGGGGGATTCCCTTCAAACGACAGCATCGCCACGGCGCCGCGTTTTTGCGCTGCCCGCGCTTTGAAAATCGCTTTCGCCTCGTCTTGCCATCGAGTATTAGGTAATTCAGGCGTTCCGCGCATCACAACGACAATTGCCCCGTTCACATCAATATTGGCGTAATCGTCCCAGCCTTTTTCCGGCGCTGAGATGCCATAACCGACGAAAACCAATTTACCGGTCACTGTACCGTAGCCCGAACTCTTGTAAACGGTGATGTCTTTCCACTGCTTATAGGTAGATTTTTGGTTGGCGGCATTGGTGTATACCACTTCGACCGGACCGGCATAATCGCCGGCGGGATAGGTGAAGCGTTGATAGTAACCATCCTCACCGAACGGTTTCACCAACCCGAGGTTCGCAAAGTGTCCGGCAAGATACCGCTCAGTCTTCGCACCACCGGCAAATCCACTGTAACGTCCCTCCAACGAATCGGAAGCGAGTACGTTCACATGATGCATGGCGCGCGTGGTATCGAACCCGATGTTCCACGATGGCGTGCCGGGCAAAGGTATGTCTGCGGCGACAACACCTTGTACGAAACCAATCAATAGAGCAAGAAGTATAAATGACATCCACTGTCTGATGTGCGGAAAGCGATGACTCACAGTATCCTCGATTTTTGTAAAGGGTAAGGTACAAATCGATTCGACCTTTGGAAAGATGGTGAGCGATTAACGACTAACGATACTTCTAAAAAAGTATCATCGAACGGTAACGTGTCGCAAACCGAAAAAATATCGTATTTTACAGTCAATGATAATGATTCTCCGCTTACTCCGCGTCCGGCAATGGGTAAAAAACTTGCTGGTGTTCGCCCCGCTATTCTTCGCGCAGAAATTTACCAGCGCGGAGGAGTGGCAACGCTCAGGGCTTGCCTTTCTTGCATTCTGCTTCACCGCCAGTGCGATTTACATCTTTAACGATATTCGTGATATCGAAGACGACCGCCAGCACCCGGTAAAAAAACATCGTCCCATTGCTGCCGGTCAAATTTCTTCCGCGAGCGCTTTGCTCATCGCCATTTTACTGATGGCCAGCGGCTTCGGTGTTGGATACTTATTGAATATGACCGCTTTGGTTGTATTGGTAGGTTATGCCGGTGTCATGATTTTCTATAGCATCTGGTGGAAACATATTCAACTGCTTGATGTCTTAATCATTGCCGGTGGAATAACATCGCGGGCGATATTGGGTGCCGATGCCATCGAAGTCGAGATCTCGCATTGGTTATTGGTGTGTACATTCTTAATCGCACTGATGCTCGCCTTGACAAAACGACGGCAGGAGCTTGCCCGGTACGTCGAGAAGAATGAACACACCCGGAGGAGTTTGGAAAATGCGCCGCCGCTTGCTGCGTGGGATCATTGGATTGCCGCTGTCGGTGGAATAACAATTTTAGCATACACTCTTTATACCGTCGATAGAGCCACCATCGAAAACATCGGGTCGATAAAATTACTCTATACCGTTCCAATTGTCGCCTTCGCAATATTCCGGTATCAACTCATCGTGTACACAAAGCAACAAGGGGAAGACCCCACCGAAACGCTGTTAGGCGATAAAGCAATTTTAATCGCCATCGCAATTTGGTTTGCCGGTGTTTTAACGATTCTGATGAGTAAAGGAGCATCGCTTTGATCGACGCCCCTACTGTGAGGCAGCAGTTGATTGCGGGATGGGGGGTGTTTCCCCACGGCGATGCATATGTATATACACCGCGCTCCCTTCCCGATTTACAACAGTTCATCCAATCCCGTCCGGCGAATCGGAAGATTCTCGCCTTTGGCAGCAGCCGAAGCTATGGCGACGCCGGGTTTTGTTCCAACGAATATGCCTTGTCGATGCGCGGTTTATCCTTAGTACACCAATTCGATAAAACGACTGGAACAATTGTTGTCGAGGCGGGCATCACCCTCGAAGAAATCATCGCTGTCGCACTGCCGCACGGTTGGTTTCTACCGGTAACTCCCGGTACCCGTTTTCCGACGCTGGGCGGTTGTCTCGCCGCTGATGTACATGGCAAAAATCATCATCAAGCCGGTACGATCTCAAACTATATCGATTGGTTCGACATTGTTCTTGCCGATGGAACGCCCCGGCATTGCTCCCGCACCGAGAATGCGGACTTATTCTGCGCCACCGCCGGGGGAATGGGTCTCACCGGAGTCGTATACCGGATACAGCTCCGGTTGGTTCCTGTCGAAACTTCATTCATTACCGCCGAATATTATCGCACAGCAAATCTGTCGGAAACAATGGCAGTCTTGGCGGCGAATGATCAAGAGTGGAACTTTACGGTTGCGTGGGTCGATTGTATTGCCAACGGTAAAAAAATAGGACGTTCCGAAGTGAGTCTTGGCAGGCATGCGTTGTTATCTGAATTGCCGCAGTCATTGCGAGCGCATCCGTTACAAATCGATGAAAAGCCGCCGTTCACCTTCCCGTTCCAACCGCCGTTTTCCTTAGTTAACAATTTCACCGGTGAGTTGTTCAATACAGCGTTTTACTACAAATCCGGTCCGAGTAAGAAGCATCGGAAGGTTGTTCCATACAATAGTTTCTTCTACCCACTCGACATCATGCATCATTGGAATCGAGTGTACGGACCGCAGGGCTTGGTGCAATATCAGATTTTAGTACCGTTTGCCGATTGCGAGGCGGTTATTGCGGAGGTGTTGCGTCACTGTATCAAGAGAAAACACCCTTCGACGCTGGCGGTATTGAAACGCTGCGGCGAAGCGGCGGGATTACTTTCTTTCCCGAAGCCGGGATGGCTGATGGCGATGGACTTTCCCGTGACTGCTGGACTATTCGAGACTCTTGACGACTTGGATAAAATCGTTCTTGCAGCTGGCGGCAGAGAGTATCTTGCGAAAGATGTTCGGATGAAACCGGAGACGTTTCGAGCGATGTATCCTGAGTTGCCGGAATGGCAAGCGATCAAACGGAAGTATGATCCGGATGCGATATTTTGTTCCGATCAAGCAAAGCGGTTACAGTTATTGTGAGTATCGTAGGGGCGCGATTCATCGCGCCCGAAACGAGTTGGTAGCCGCGGGCTTTAGACCGTGCCCAAGGTCAACAGGTAGCCGCAGGCTTCAGCCTGCGCCGACACGGAACATCAAGAATCGCAGGCTAAAGCCTGCGGCTACCATTCGAGTCAAAGCTGTTTACAGAAGAAGTTTCTGTTTATCGAGATAAAACTATGGGCAACTGGTTATTGATTGGCGGTACCAGCGGGATAGCGATTCCCTTAGCGCGGGAATTGGTAAAACGCGGACACCGGTTGTATCTCACCGAACGGGAAAACGCGCTGGAACGTTGCCGGGAAGTAGCCAATGATCTCCAAATTCGCGCTGCGGTCGAAGTGATGGTCGGGAGGTTCGAGGCGATGGAACCGGATCGCCACGGTACGTTTATCGCGGAAGTAGAGAAGGCGTTCGGTGAACTTGATGGCGTAATTTGGGTGGCTGGCGTATTGCTTCCCCAAGCGGACATGGAACGCGATCCGGCATTGGCACAATTGCAACATGCGGTGAATTATACGGCAGCGATAACTGTACTCACTTCGGCGGCGAGTATAATGGCGGAACGGGGGCGGGGGATGATCGTCGGATTTTGTAGTCCAGCCGGTGACCGCATCCGGAAATCGAATTTCTTTTATGGGATCGATAAACAGGCGTTGGAAGGATTACTGGAAGGACTACGGTTACGGTTTGGCGAGCAAGGGATAAAAGTAGTAGTAGCAAAACCCGGTCCTACAGCAACGCCGATGACCGCAGGGCTCCCCAAACAACCACTATTGGCGCAACCGGAAGTTGTAGCGAAAGAAATTGCGAAAGCAATTGACAAGGGTTGCGAAGTCGTTTACGCACCAGGCATCTGGCGTTGGATTATGCTCATCATTCGCAACCTGCCCGAATTCATTTTCCGGAAATTGTCGATATAGTATTCGTACAAATGATAAAGATGTTTTCGGAAGAGATAATGATTAAATACTGTTGTTACCAGATTTTGAAAATGAACTGTCCAACACCTCGCGCATTTTTTGTAACAATGTCAATCGTGAAAATGGTTTATGAATGAAGTTGATGCTTTCGTCGATTAGCCCACGGTCGGCGATGATGTTCGATGTATAACCCGACATAAACAAGGTCTTAATGCCGGGTCGGAAAACTTCTACTTGTGTCTTTAACTCCTTGCCATTCATTGTCGGCATGACTACATCGGTAAGCATAAGATCAATCGGATGGTTATACTCCTGAACAAGCAACAAAGCTTCTACCGGATTATCGGCAGTAAGAGTTTTATAACCGTGTTCTTCCACGATAACTCTCACAACATTCAATACTGCTAACTCATCTTCTACAATCAAGATGGTCTCGGTACCAGTGAGAACAATTTTCTCCTCCTTTTTCGACTGGTCACCAACCTCACCGATAAACCGAGGGAAGTAAATCTTGAAAGTAGTACCAATACTCGGCTCACTGTAGACATGGATGACGCCTTCGTTCTGTTTAACGATGCCAAAGACCGTCGATAATCCCAGTCCGGTTCCTTTTCCCTCTTCCTTGGTGGTAAAAAACGGATCAAATACATTCTCTAATGTTTTTGCATCCATTCCGCAGCCGGTATCGCTCACGGCGAGCATCACATAGTCGCCGGGCGCAGCGCTTAATTCACGCCGTTTCACCGTTTCATCGAACGCAGTGTTTGCCATCTCAATGGTAATCGTTCCATTGCCGCTTATGGCATCTTTAGAATTAACAATCAAATTGGTAAGAACTTGCTCAATCTGGGTTGGATCGATCTGAATTTGCCATAGTTCACCGATGGAAATCACTTTTAATCGTATCTCTTCTCTGACCAATCGACTCAGCATTTTTTTTACACCGGCGACAACCTCATCGAGTTTGATTACTTTCGGAGTGGTGGTCTGTTTGCGTGAAAAAGCGAGCAATTGCTTTGTTAACTCGGCTGAACTAAGACCAGCTTTTCGGATCTCGTGCAGATAACTGTACATCGGATTATCCGATTTCATCATCGACATGATCAGTTCTGTGTAGCTGATGATGACACTGAGCATATTGTTAAAGTCGTGAGCAACGCCGCCCGCCAATCTTCCCACTGCTTCCATCTTGTGCGCCTGACGGAGTTCGGATTCGTAGTGTAAACGGTCTTTGTCGGCTTGCTTGCGCTCGCGGACATCGCTGATAATTGCGACAAATCCTGTCGTTTCGGTTCGACTTCTGCCAAACGGACCAATTGAGATATCACAAGGAATTAAATCACCACTTTTACAGAGCATCGGGACATCGTGATAGACAATTTTTTCACCGCTTGCAATCCGGGTAATGTTCTCTACAAAGGTCGGAAACTGGTCAGTAGGAATAATTGGCGGGGGTTTGCCGATCACCTCCGACTCCAACCAACCAAACAACGTTTCGGCTGCAAGATTCCAACGCGTAATGTTCCCTTGGGCATCGTGTGCTATGACAGGAAGTGGAGAAGAATCTAATACTGTCTGGAGATACTCTTTTGTATCTTGAATTTCCCGCTCCATTTTCTTGCGTTTGGTGACGTCGCGCTCGGTGGTGGCAATCGCGATGATTTTTCCCGTTTCATCCACCATTTTCGTTACACTTAACCAAACATCGAGGATGCGGCCATCTTTGGTAATCCGTTGTGTTTCATACGTGGAAATCGTTTCGCCTGCGACCAGCCGGTAGATAAACTCTTTTTGCTCCTCGACTCTATCGGGCGGGGCGAGGAGCCAAATGCTCATCTGCAGCGCTTCTTCCTCACTGTAACCATACATCCGCTCACCGCCACGGTTCCAAGCGGTAATCCTACCATCAGTGTCGTGTATTGTAATGGCATCATCGGAATCGATAACCGCGGTAGCGAAGCGGCTCATTTTCTCATCCAGATGTTTACGATTAGTAATGTCCCGGACGACTGCCAAAGACATCCAACCGTTCTTCGTTTCCACGCCGCTCGTAGTAATGCTTGCCGAAAATTTAGAGCCATCTTTCCGTGTGCCAATGTAATCTTCAATCAAACTTTTTGTGGGTAACTTCGCTTGGGAAAAGCGCTCTCCATGAAGCCATTGTGGGTTGGTTTTACTGGATGCGGAAAGCAACTCATCGAATGCCATCGTGAGAAGTTCTTGCCGTTTATAGCCGAAGAGGGTTTCAATCTGTTTGTTGGCGTTCGCAATATTACCAGCGACATCGACGACGAGAACGCCATCGGGAAGCGCTTCTAACAGATTCTTAATATCTCGCTCTGAACATTTGGATTTCATTGGTTTTCTCAAGGTCACGACAAAACAAAATCGTCAAATTGTTGTATAAACAAACCACCCAATAAGTGATACGTTACTCTTTATCCTTTTTATACAATCGAGCGCATTTACGGAAGATGTAAATCTATCTCACGGATGGGTTGCCACTGGCTATAGTCAGCGATAGAGTGAAAGTTGTAAAACGTGGTCTGAAGCCCGCGACTACCAATGCAAAGCGGATAAACAAGATTGTTTCATTGCTGGTTGTACCCGAAGCCGACGGAAGTGACAGATGTTAAGACAAGTGATGGTGTCAATAACGATCGGCTCCGTTGCGAGTAACATCCGTAAAAAACAAATCGGATTCGATGAGGATGTTCGGTAGAAAATCACTATCTTTCCTTCTACAACACAGGAAACTCGAGAATGTTTTATCGACAACACTGTGCTGTTTATTTAATATATATGTTTCACAGATATTCTTTTTATTTGTGGATTATATTTTTTGGGGGCTTGCGCTGCGTACCACTTAGAAAAGGAGTATCTCATGGACACGAAAAACATTGGCAAATTGGATCGCTATATCCGTTTCCTGCTTGCCGTTGGATTTGTCGGTTGGGCTGTTTTTGCAGCGAATTACTTCTGGTTGATTCCTGCGGTGCTGTTGCTGGCGACCGTCTATACCGGACGTTGCCTATTTTACAGTATGGCAAATATGTCTACCACCCCGGATTTGGCAGTACGGAAACATAAAGAGATGCGTTATCGTCCCGGTAAGTGATTATCGGTGTTCGGAAATCGGGATTCGGGGATCGGGAAACCGACAGTAGGGCAGACGCTCGGGGTCGCCTGTTTTTTCTGATGGATACTGCGTTATCGTCTACAAAAAAAGTGGACAGACAAGAGTGTCTGTCCTACGGATATTACACCTGTGGATTCTAACCTTTCATTTTCTCTGCCATTTCCTTACTGCTGACGACGGGATAATACTCAAAGTCTACCAAGTCGTTCCAGTGACTCGCCCATTCATCGAGCTGCCCGACATGCTCCGCTTCCATGAGTTGGTAGCAACGGCTGCCATCAGGTAACACCCAGCTATCGATGTAGATGACTCCCGCGGGCAACATGCGTCCGTTTGCGGCAAAGCGGTCGTAGATAGCCTGCGTTGAATTCGGTTTGTAGTGTTCGATAATCATAAACAGCATTCTTGTTTCCTTTTCCTATCTTCTCTAACCTAATCCTGCTTCGTGAATAATAATAGGTTCGGATCATACCCAATTTCCTGTAAACGGGTACGAATCGATTGCAATACCGTTGGTTCGATAGTCGCTGTCCGGGCAAGAATCCAAAGATACTTACGGTCGGGATCGCCAATTACGGCATACGAATAATCCGGCGCAAGATCGATAATCCAGTAGGTACCCCACACCATCGACATCCAACCCATCCACTCTGGAGCAAATCGGACTTCCAGTTTGGTGTTACTCCCGTTCGGGGTCTGTTTGCGGCCGACGCCACCCGCTTCTTTCCAATTGCCATCCGCGGTTTTACAGCGATTTACCACTTTAATTGTACCATCCGGTTGCAGTGAATACGTCGCAGTCGTATGGCTGGCACATTTCCGTTGAAACCAATTGTCGTACCGGGCGATTTCATACCAGACCCCCATGTACTTTGATAAATCAATTTCCGGGACGGTTGTTACCGGTTTCGGATCGGCGGCGAATCCGGTTATTGCTGAGAGTAAAAGCATAGCAATAGTTAATATAAACTTCAACTTCCTCCCTCCAATTCAAAGCAAGTTCAACTTGAGATGCTTGCAGCAAGTAATACGAAAATACAAAGCACACAATAGTATTGTAGGGATTACGCCTTTTTATTCGTTTGACGTCTCTCGAGATAGTATTATCGGAGCCCAAATGCGCATACATAAAGAGAATTGAGGCGTATTCGCTACGCCTCAATATTAAACAGAATTAAATGAAACAAGCGCCTACTTCACGAAAATCATGCGGCGGGTTGCAGTAAAACCGTTGCATTCGATTTGGTAGTGATAGACCCCCGATGCGAGTTTATGACCATCAAAAGCAAACGTGTGTAGTCCCGCCACCGCCTTGCGTTCGGAACGCTGTTCGACCATCCGCCCATTCATATCGTAGACTGCAAAATGAACGGTGCCCGGCTGTTTAATCGAATAGGAAATCGTTGTGGTCGCATTAAACGGATTGGGATAATTTTGCGCGAGCCACTCCTGCGGCACCGCTAAGGTTTCCTCTTCGGTTCCCGCACCAAACCAATTGAAAGACTGCTCCTCCGACCACTCTGACCATTTAAGATTGCGGTCGCGATAACGTACACGCCACCAATAGGTTGTGTTCGGCGTTAAGAGCGAGTCCACCCGTGCCAATTGTGACAAATCGATCCCGGCATTGCGGTCGATTGGTTGATACTCCGGCGCTCCGGTATCGTTGTAAATATTCTCGTAGTGTCGTAGTGAATTCACTAGCGGCGTCGAATAATTTCCCATGATAGAAGTGAGTTGGAATTGCGAACACTGAATCGAGTCGCTGCCGGAAAATGCCGATGCCATTAGCGTAACCGCACCGCCAAAACCGCCACTCGGCGCAATCGCTTGCGGTGTTGCCGGTGGTGTTCCATTACGGGAAAAATGCCAACGGTCGACCACCACGTTATTCAACGGAACATTACTGTTACCTAAACTATAGGTCGTTGCCTGATACGAATTGTTGGCGAGATCGACATCGACCAAGACATAATTGTAGTAATCGAGCGAACGCTGGATTTCCGGATAATCGGTTTGGTTGGTGTACATCCGCCACCGGTCGAGCGCGCCGCCCGCGCCGCCGCAGAGCAACGTCCGCAGGTTTCCCGCATCACGCAGTCCCCGTTCGTAATTATGCGAATGACCATTCGAGATCATCATCGCTTTCGGGGTGTTTTCCAGTAAGGGAATCACCGAATTCAATGTCCAATTCGTATTGCCATCGGGCCAAATTTCACTATGTCCGGGGTGATGAGTCGAAACAAAAATCATATCGATGGAGGTATCGGCTTGCGCCGTCGCCAAGCGATTGGTGAGCCACGTGAGTTGCGTATTCCCTTGCGTATTGCTATTGAGCGCAATAAACAATACTCGTCCTAATTGGAACGAATAGTACCGCTCCCCCTCGTAGCCGGCGAATGGATCATACTCCATATAGTTGTAGTAAGCCGGGGACTCGGTTTCATGATTTCCGATTGACACCATGAACGGAATCGATTGATTGAGTTGCCTGAACGGAACAAAATACTCGGTCTGGAACGTCCCGTAACTCAAACCATTGCCGACAATGTCCCCGCTATGCATCACGAGACTCACGCTATCGGCGTAGTTTGCCCCATATAACTGCAGTAGCGTCTCCCGCATCGCATTAGCGCCACGAGTACTCTGCGCGATGTTCGATTGCGAATCGCTGGTGAGCATAAACCGGAGGTGACCATCGCGTGAACCGTTGGGTGGTGGTGTGCGAAACGTCGTAACAGCGGTGGTCGCGGTATCGGTACGGCAGCGATAGTAGTAGGTCGTGTTTGGTGTTAATCCCGTTAGCCGGACATTATGCCAGAGCATACTGCCGATGGTTTGCGCGCTACCGGTTGCGCTTTGCCCTAATGCGGCAGTCGTGCCATACTCGACAATGGTGTTATTCGAGACACTTGAGTGCCAACCAATCGAAATCGCATTCGGAGTCGGCGTTTGCAAATACGGTGTCATGATGAGGGCGGGGTTAACAACGGTGTGTCCAAAACCGCCGATGGCAATCGCTTCGGTCGCATTGAGCGGGCGGTTGTAAAACATCACTTGTGCGACATCGATTGGGTTGTCTTCCTGATTCTCATCGGCAAAAAACAACACCTGATTTTGATTGGCATAGGGATAAATTGCAAACCGTCCATCGACCGTTTGCACGCCGCCATCTTGCAGGAGCTGTCCGTCTAAATAGTATTTATAACTCGTACCTAAATCGGCGGAGATAATTAGCCGATACCACTCATTTGGAGAAATCGCATACGAGGAATAGCCGGTAGCCGCAACGCCGATGGTGCCGTTGGGGTTGACAAACGCTTCCCCGTCATTGGTGTTAGCATAATTCGTTTGGAAAAAAGTGTACCACTGTCCAACCGAAGGAACGCGAAAATCGATAACGATAGAATATTCGTTGACCCAAGTGCCGCCGCCATTTGCGGGAATGTCGTGGAAGCAACGGTAGTAACTCCCGACCCCGATATTGACCGCGCCATTTCCTGTGGCAGGTCCAGCGATGGCTTGATTGGTTCCGACTAAAGTAAAGTCGCGTCCCGTCATCGCTTGCGTCAAATTCGCCGTATTGTCGAAGTTCCACCAACCGACGGGATTGAGCGGTGCGGTGAGCGGAGCCAATGTGAAACTCACCGTGTTTGTTCCAGTGACTAAAGTAACCGACTGTCGGTAATTCACGTATCCGATTTTTCGGATGAGGCAGGAATAGGTGCCGCCTCCAAGATTGGGAAAACTGTAGGAACCGTTGGTATCGGTTTGCGCGGAATCAGTCGCGCTAAAATAAACCCAAGCGCCGGACACCGTATTGCTGGTAAGGGAGTCGGTAACGAGTCCGGTTACGCTGGCGGCGACGGGTTGCGCCAATGCAATGAGAACGAAAAGCAATACAACGGAAACGATTCGTGTGACTGAGAGACGATAGAACGATAACAACTGCGGCATCTTGACCTCGCTGGTTTGGTGGTAGACGAGGGTAAAATACGAAATCGATGGGGAATTGACCAGAAGATTTATCGGAGTGAGAAAATTATTCGACCAACTCGGGTAATTCTAACCCACACCGTAGGTCAGACACTCCTGTCTGTCCACCCATCCCTCTATACACTCGACAGACAAGAGTGTCTGTCGTACATGAACTACGTACGTAAACTACTTATGCGTCGTGGATTGCTCCATCGCGTCGGTGACGTCGCTCAAGAGGGTAAGCCGGCCGCCATAGGTGCGGCGAAGATTCGCTTCGGTAAAAGTCTCTTCGACTGGCCCGTTGGCAAGCAACCGGAGATTGATCAATAAGACCCAATCGAAATATTCTTTTACGGTGTGGAGGTCGTGGTGGACGACAATCACCGTTTTCCCCTGATTCCGCAATTCTTGTAACAGTGTGACAATTGAGCGTTCGGTGGCGGCGTCGACGGCGGCAAACGGTTCGTCCATAAAATATAAATCGGCTTCCTGTGCGAGCGCGCGGGCAAGAAAAACCCGTTGTTGCTGTCCACCGGAAAGTTGTCCGATTTGACGGTCTTTGAATTCCGTGAGTCCCACTTTTTCGAGGGAAGCGAGCGCCAACTCCTTCTCAACTTTTCCCGGTCGTTTGAACCAACCGAGCTTTCCGTAGGTACCCATTGTGACGACATCGAGCGCAGTAGCGGGAAAATCCCAATCGACCGATTCGCGTTGCGGGACATAGCCGATCCGTTTCCGGACAGTCGGGTATGGTTGCCCGAAGAACTTCACCCACCCACTGGCGAGCGGCAGTAACCCTAGCGCGGCGCGAATGAGCGTCGTCT is a window encoding:
- a CDS encoding M28 family peptidase; this encodes MSHRFPHIRQWMSFILLALLIGFVQGVVAADIPLPGTPSWNIGFDTTRAMHHVNVLASDSLEGRYSGFAGGAKTERYLAGHFANLGLVKPFGEDGYYQRFTYPAGDYAGPVEVVYTNAANQKSTYKQWKDITVYKSSGYGTVTGKLVFVGYGISAPEKGWDDYANIDVNGAIVVVMRGTPELPNTRWQDEAKAIFKARAAQKRGAVAMLSFEGNPPLLASLPPDGYMKNFPVVMISQTVADSLLASTGKTAAGWKTEFRKTRIPASQPLTGSITVTVQGNWFDNAPLANVGGILPGSDPALAKEVVVIGAHHDHHGKDALGNIYYGGNDNASGTATMMELAECFVKNNVKPKRSILFLGFAAEEEWLWGSQYFVEQFPKFGYKVVGMLNMDVVGTGGDTLGLGGLAEYPQLGDVYVSQWPDSVKKKTAFWRLYAGSDHTSFEVAGIPSYVVGSIGGVYKTYHTPEDTAGTVFAYSLKNIGELTYHATLAYANASQPYTQPPLAKASYFLHKSGGIHFLDAKSEFTPPVKQAIAGVRYFQPLVLFTVPVTNENSEAFLNIVYTTMEQAREFAKTNKVPFLADSIRKEWKGEANRGVSVAIPIAYLAGAKKAMVKSLARLGMAFITIDGEDVGDLWRGDQVNPAWTQFLQDAAEVGVYPVISNATTAQAIAIAKVSNNRAIVRMDAAKLNTETWKALSDVGCFALLDAQTMTPETAQQILTLKNRSRIALLASPAAIEQLIQAKIEDAELLELLQGNLRYQLESWNSPTGVVAAPRHPY
- a CDS encoding decaprenyl-phosphate phosphoribosyltransferase; the protein is MILRLLRVRQWVKNLLVFAPLFFAQKFTSAEEWQRSGLAFLAFCFTASAIYIFNDIRDIEDDRQHPVKKHRPIAAGQISSASALLIAILLMASGFGVGYLLNMTALVVLVGYAGVMIFYSIWWKHIQLLDVLIIAGGITSRAILGADAIEVEISHWLLVCTFLIALMLALTKRRQELARYVEKNEHTRRSLENAPPLAAWDHWIAAVGGITILAYTLYTVDRATIENIGSIKLLYTVPIVAFAIFRYQLIVYTKQQGEDPTETLLGDKAILIAIAIWFAGVLTILMSKGASL
- a CDS encoding FAD-binding oxidoreductase; amino-acid sequence: MIDAPTVRQQLIAGWGVFPHGDAYVYTPRSLPDLQQFIQSRPANRKILAFGSSRSYGDAGFCSNEYALSMRGLSLVHQFDKTTGTIVVEAGITLEEIIAVALPHGWFLPVTPGTRFPTLGGCLAADVHGKNHHQAGTISNYIDWFDIVLADGTPRHCSRTENADLFCATAGGMGLTGVVYRIQLRLVPVETSFITAEYYRTANLSETMAVLAANDQEWNFTVAWVDCIANGKKIGRSEVSLGRHALLSELPQSLRAHPLQIDEKPPFTFPFQPPFSLVNNFTGELFNTAFYYKSGPSKKHRKVVPYNSFFYPLDIMHHWNRVYGPQGLVQYQILVPFADCEAVIAEVLRHCIKRKHPSTLAVLKRCGEAAGLLSFPKPGWLMAMDFPVTAGLFETLDDLDKIVLAAGGREYLAKDVRMKPETFRAMYPELPEWQAIKRKYDPDAIFCSDQAKRLQLL
- a CDS encoding SDR family NAD(P)-dependent oxidoreductase, with amino-acid sequence MGNWLLIGGTSGIAIPLARELVKRGHRLYLTERENALERCREVANDLQIRAAVEVMVGRFEAMEPDRHGTFIAEVEKAFGELDGVIWVAGVLLPQADMERDPALAQLQHAVNYTAAITVLTSAASIMAERGRGMIVGFCSPAGDRIRKSNFFYGIDKQALEGLLEGLRLRFGEQGIKVVVAKPGPTATPMTAGLPKQPLLAQPEVVAKEIAKAIDKGCEVVYAPGIWRWIMLIIRNLPEFIFRKLSI